A window of Candidatus Krumholzibacteriia bacterium genomic DNA:
AGCGGATGGCGACGGCCTCCAGCGGTCAAGCGCCGCCGGAAATCCTGAGCACGCACCCTTCCGACGACACCCGCATCCGCAAGATTCAAGAGCACTTGCCCGAGGCGATGCAGTACTACACCAAGCGCTGATGCCGCGGCGGAAACCCCCCGCTCGTGCTGGGTGTCGCTGCGGCCCTACTTCTTCAGCAGTTTGAGGGCGTGCATCCACTGATTGCGCTGCAGGCCCGGGATGCACCAGAGGATGCACAGGGGCTCAATGGCCCGGGCCGCCTCGACGCCACCCATGTCCTCCCATTCCCAGCCGAACTGCGACAGGACCTCCTTCACCTGCTCCTTCGCGGGGGCGCTGTTGCCGCAGAGAAACATGGTGGGCTTCACGCCGCCGAAGTCCGGGTTCACCATGAGGGCGTTGCCGACGCAGGAGAACGCTTTGACGAAATGCGCCTTTGGCACTTGCTTTTGCATGCGCTCCATGAGCGACTCGTCGAGGCCGGTGAAGAAGCGGAGGACGCCGTTCACCGGGGGCGCGTCGGCGAGCGGATTCATGGTGTCGATCACCGTCTTGCCTGCCAGGGCATCCGGTCCACAGAGCTTCAACACGGACTCGGAGGCGCTCCCTTTGGTCGCCAGAACGACGATGTCGCCGAACTTGGCCGCCGCGGCGAAGTCGCCGGTCGAGGCCTTGGGACCTGCTTTG
This region includes:
- a CDS encoding NAD(P)-binding domain-containing protein, with the protein product MAKIGVIGSGAVGEALADGFLKHGHQVMRGSREAAKLAGWKAKAGPKASTGDFAAAAKFGDIVVLATKGSASESVLKLCGPDALAGKTVIDTMNPLADAPPVNGVLRFFTGLDESLMERMQKQVPKAHFVKAFSCVGNALMVNPDFGGVKPTMFLCGNSAPAKEQVKEVLSQFGWEWEDMGGVEAARAIEPLCILWCIPGLQRNQWMHALKLLKK